A single region of the Echinimonas agarilytica genome encodes:
- a CDS encoding LysR substrate-binding domain-containing protein, translated as MKITLRQAQIFVGIVDTGSISAASERIHISQAAASMALKAFEDGLGQALFERHRKRLNITDYGIWLLPKARQLLELSQSIEQGPNGQLTGALMLGVSQTIGEHVIGGFNAEFLSKHPRVSLQLEVMNSDDVCERILNHRAHIGLIEGVINAPGINVEPWITDDLVVVTAPENPILNCEKVSQKELLQQAWLVRESGSGTRMVLERALGEAFEKLDIAHQVNHPETLIELCIQGQGLLCVSRRAAQHSLHSGRLCEVDTDLKLIRTFYVVTRSGEAQSHISRVYCENLQLAVGENRSHSEFIAIPNRYLIKVHHKSFI; from the coding sequence ATGAAGATAACGCTCCGACAGGCACAAATTTTCGTGGGTATTGTGGACACAGGCTCTATTTCTGCAGCATCTGAACGAATACATATCTCTCAAGCTGCGGCAAGCATGGCGCTCAAGGCGTTTGAAGACGGGTTAGGGCAAGCGTTGTTCGAGCGACACCGAAAACGCCTGAATATCACCGATTACGGCATATGGTTGTTGCCAAAAGCACGACAGCTGTTGGAATTGTCGCAGTCGATTGAACAAGGGCCCAATGGCCAATTAACCGGCGCGCTTATGTTGGGAGTGAGTCAAACAATTGGAGAGCATGTGATAGGCGGATTCAATGCTGAGTTTTTGTCGAAGCACCCCAGGGTTAGTCTTCAGCTAGAGGTCATGAATTCTGATGACGTCTGCGAGCGAATCCTTAACCACAGAGCGCACATAGGCCTAATTGAAGGGGTTATCAATGCGCCTGGAATCAATGTTGAACCATGGATCACCGATGACTTAGTGGTGGTTACTGCGCCTGAAAATCCGATATTAAATTGTGAAAAAGTGTCTCAAAAAGAATTACTACAGCAGGCTTGGTTAGTACGTGAAAGTGGTTCGGGAACTCGAATGGTATTAGAACGAGCGCTTGGTGAAGCGTTCGAAAAGTTAGATATTGCTCATCAAGTTAATCATCCCGAAACTCTCATTGAACTGTGTATTCAAGGGCAAGGATTACTATGTGTTTCTAGACGAGCGGCACAACACTCACTACATTCTGGTCGTTTATGTGAAGTCGATACGGATTTAAAATTAATCCGTACTTTTTATGTGGTTACACGGTCGGGAGAGGCGCAGAGCCACATTTCACGCGTTTATTGTGAGAACTTACAACTTGCAGTTGGTGAAAATCGCAGTCATAGTGAATTCATAGCTATTCCAAATAGATACCTCATAAAGGTGCATCACAAGAGCTTTATTTAA
- a CDS encoding TDT family transporter, which produces MTRINRHIHAVPTPMGGLALATASLSSAWSMLLPSHSMILKSVLCGIAGAALLLLWSKLLFAPHVRQEELQHHIVGSVMPTICMATMVVAAALLPLSSALAKVLWLSSIVIHVALALRFFYHQIHGFKLSQVMPSWFIPPVGIVVATVTAPGMGFDLLAKALFWLGLASYWFLLPVVAYRLLFAARPLPNTLPTIAVLGAPASLCLAGYLALFQSPNIALVCVLAGLAVMMTALIYLAMFKLLRLEFSPAYSAFTFPMVIGASALLLLEQRYGTALPVALSDMVYVLARIELALASSMVGYVVIRYLRHYAQILNQKTLKVSAGEQSL; this is translated from the coding sequence ATGACCCGCATCAATCGCCATATTCATGCAGTTCCCACCCCGATGGGCGGATTAGCACTCGCCACAGCAAGCCTTTCTTCTGCGTGGAGTATGCTACTTCCAAGCCATTCGATGATCCTGAAATCTGTGTTGTGCGGTATTGCAGGCGCGGCATTATTGCTGCTTTGGAGTAAATTATTATTCGCTCCACATGTTCGCCAAGAAGAACTTCAGCATCATATAGTCGGCAGTGTCATGCCCACTATATGTATGGCAACCATGGTGGTTGCAGCTGCACTTCTACCATTGTCATCAGCCCTAGCCAAAGTACTTTGGCTATCGTCCATTGTCATTCATGTGGCATTGGCGTTGCGTTTTTTCTACCACCAAATCCATGGATTCAAACTTAGTCAGGTCATGCCGAGTTGGTTCATTCCACCTGTGGGTATCGTAGTCGCTACGGTGACGGCTCCAGGCATGGGCTTCGATCTGCTCGCTAAAGCACTATTTTGGCTAGGACTTGCCTCATACTGGTTTCTACTGCCGGTTGTTGCTTATCGTCTGTTGTTTGCTGCACGTCCACTACCCAACACGTTGCCGACTATCGCAGTACTAGGCGCTCCAGCAAGCCTATGCTTGGCTGGCTATTTAGCATTATTTCAGTCGCCAAATATTGCATTGGTGTGTGTTCTTGCTGGCCTTGCCGTCATGATGACAGCACTGATCTATTTGGCCATGTTTAAACTGCTTCGATTAGAGTTCTCGCCGGCATATTCGGCATTTACTTTTCCAATGGTGATCGGTGCGTCTGCATTGCTATTGCTGGAACAACGATATGGCACGGCGTTACCAGTCGCGTTAAGTGACATGGTTTATGTTCTAGCCCGAATTGAACTTGCCTTAGCTAGCTCTATGGTTGGCTATGTTGTGATTCGATACTTACGTCACTACGCTCAAATCCTCAATCAGAAAACACTGAAAGTGTCAGCTGGCGAGCAATCACTATGA
- a CDS encoding ATP-binding protein, with translation MRLQTKLFLVLLSTSLMLVGALVFLVQRSIDEGVLDYINSQQHSAVAPAVEELQDEYRSDQWHSLKSDPERFYHTLHSHLENGGISIPQVPRNGPNARVQKRPPPPRRLPPDSGRYAEQSSPINQKAERPAAGTREANQMRRPPPKASFERQQTPTRRLERLPGFHEFVVTYASGEPVVGRVKEGSFYSELPINVDEEIVGYLHIVQRMNLSDVHELDFVKEQHQYMITAGLVLLVGVLGCSIPLGRHMLSPVKRLTQGLHQLAQGQYDLRMPTQRSDELGQLGRDFNELAMTLEQNESARKRWLADAAHELRTPVAVLRGELEAMIDGIRPLSEQNVQSAHQELSHLQKLIDDLHALTRAEAGALRYQKQQLNLNDLIRWREQSLSLMLANAGIELVMSLEAKKCMVEADPTRLNQLFDNLVQNTIRYAHGATQLVVSTRREKHSVVWQIEDDGEGVAAEHLPKLFDHLYRVDEARTRSKGGSGLGLAICKKIIVAHQASVEAETSQAGGLAIIMTFPTVKS, from the coding sequence ATGCGCCTACAAACAAAATTATTTTTGGTATTACTGAGCACGAGCTTAATGTTGGTAGGAGCGTTGGTTTTTTTGGTGCAAAGAAGCATTGATGAAGGGGTGCTGGATTATATTAATAGCCAACAACATAGTGCCGTAGCGCCAGCTGTTGAAGAGCTGCAAGATGAGTACCGCAGCGACCAATGGCATTCGTTAAAATCTGACCCTGAACGTTTTTATCATACGTTGCACAGCCATTTGGAAAACGGCGGCATTAGTATTCCTCAAGTCCCTCGCAATGGGCCGAATGCCCGTGTGCAGAAGCGCCCACCACCGCCAAGACGATTGCCTCCGGACTCGGGGCGCTACGCAGAACAAAGCAGCCCAATAAATCAGAAAGCTGAACGCCCAGCGGCTGGGACTCGTGAAGCCAATCAAATGCGCCGGCCACCACCGAAAGCCAGCTTTGAAAGGCAACAAACTCCAACTCGGCGCTTGGAACGCTTGCCGGGCTTTCATGAATTTGTGGTGACTTATGCCTCAGGAGAGCCTGTGGTTGGGCGCGTCAAGGAAGGTTCATTTTACTCAGAATTGCCGATCAATGTTGATGAGGAGATCGTGGGATATTTGCACATCGTGCAACGCATGAACTTGTCAGATGTGCACGAACTTGACTTTGTAAAAGAGCAACATCAATACATGATCACCGCAGGGTTGGTGCTTCTGGTGGGCGTACTGGGCTGCAGTATTCCGCTTGGGCGTCATATGTTATCACCGGTCAAGCGTTTAACTCAGGGCTTACACCAATTGGCGCAAGGCCAGTATGATCTGCGAATGCCCACCCAACGATCCGATGAATTAGGACAGCTTGGTCGAGATTTTAATGAGCTAGCAATGACACTTGAGCAAAACGAAAGCGCCAGAAAAAGGTGGCTTGCAGATGCGGCACACGAGCTTCGTACGCCGGTTGCGGTGTTGCGCGGTGAACTTGAAGCCATGATTGATGGCATTCGGCCATTGTCTGAACAAAATGTTCAATCGGCGCATCAAGAGTTGTCGCACCTTCAAAAACTCATTGATGATTTACATGCCCTCACTCGTGCTGAAGCTGGTGCATTGCGATATCAAAAACAACAACTCAACCTGAACGATTTAATTCGCTGGCGAGAACAATCGTTGAGTTTGATGTTGGCTAATGCTGGCATTGAGCTGGTGATGTCGCTTGAAGCTAAAAAATGCATGGTGGAGGCCGATCCGACTCGGCTCAATCAGCTGTTCGATAATTTGGTTCAAAACACCATTCGTTATGCTCACGGCGCAACACAATTGGTGGTTTCGACTCGGCGTGAAAAACACAGTGTTGTGTGGCAAATAGAAGATGATGGTGAAGGTGTTGCTGCCGAGCACTTGCCCAAGTTATTTGATCATTTGTATCGCGTGGATGAAGCGCGAACTCGCTCTAAAGGAGGCAGTGGTTTGGGCTTAGCGATCTGCAAAAAAATTATTGTGGCGCATCAGGCAAGCGTTGAAGCCGAGACTTCTCAAGCGGGTGGGCTGGCAATTATCATGACTTTTCCAACTGTTAAATCATAA
- the purT gene encoding formate-dependent phosphoribosylglycinamide formyltransferase produces the protein MKLGTPLSASATKALLLGAGELGKEVAIELQRLGVEVIAADRYADAPAMQVAHRQAHLDMLDAEGLRALVEREKPDLIIPEIEAIATDELIKLEAQGVSVVPNARTTSLTMDREGIRRLAAETLSIPTSPFLFADTQAEFERAVDNIGCPCVVKPVMSSSGKGQSVVKQTSDMQASWDYSQEGGRSGEGRVIVEGFVDFDYEITLLTVFAVDGIHFCDPIGHRQQNGDYRESWQPQVMTPKALERSQQIAEKVVRELGGFGLYGVELFIKGDDVYFSEVSPRPHDTGMVTLISQDVSEFALHVRAILGLPVVAIQQYGPSASAVILPEGHSSQTQFGNLEQALAAPNTQLRLFGKPEIAGQRRMGVALARGESIDQAVEKAVNAANAVQVTF, from the coding sequence ATGAAATTAGGTACACCATTGTCTGCTTCCGCGACCAAAGCCCTATTGCTTGGTGCCGGTGAGTTGGGGAAAGAAGTTGCTATTGAGTTGCAGCGCTTAGGCGTAGAAGTCATCGCTGCGGACCGTTATGCCGATGCCCCAGCAATGCAGGTCGCCCACCGACAGGCTCATCTCGATATGCTCGATGCGGAAGGCTTGCGAGCGCTGGTGGAACGAGAAAAACCTGATTTGATCATTCCTGAAATTGAAGCCATTGCAACCGATGAGCTGATCAAGCTCGAAGCTCAGGGAGTGAGCGTGGTTCCAAATGCTCGCACCACCTCCTTGACCATGGATCGCGAAGGTATTCGTCGCTTAGCTGCTGAAACCCTATCGATTCCAACATCGCCATTTTTGTTTGCAGATACACAAGCGGAGTTTGAGCGAGCCGTGGATAACATTGGTTGTCCGTGTGTGGTTAAACCGGTCATGAGCAGCTCTGGTAAAGGTCAGAGCGTGGTGAAACAAACGTCAGATATGCAAGCTTCTTGGGATTACTCTCAAGAGGGGGGGCGAAGCGGTGAAGGCCGAGTGATCGTTGAGGGGTTTGTTGATTTTGATTATGAAATTACCTTACTGACGGTGTTTGCTGTGGACGGTATTCACTTTTGTGATCCCATTGGACATCGCCAGCAAAATGGTGATTACCGAGAATCATGGCAGCCTCAAGTGATGACGCCCAAAGCTCTTGAACGTTCTCAGCAGATTGCTGAAAAAGTGGTGCGAGAGCTCGGCGGATTCGGGCTTTACGGTGTTGAATTGTTTATTAAAGGTGATGACGTTTACTTCAGTGAAGTGTCGCCACGCCCGCATGACACAGGAATGGTGACACTAATTTCACAAGACGTGTCGGAATTTGCACTGCATGTTCGAGCTATTTTAGGTCTTCCTGTGGTGGCTATTCAGCAATATGGGCCGTCCGCTTCGGCTGTAATTTTGCCTGAAGGTCACTCGTCTCAAACCCAGTTTGGCAACCTAGAACAAGCGCTGGCGGCCCCCAATACCCAGCTTCGCTTGTTCGGTAAACCTGAAATAGCCGGACAGCGGCGAATGGGAGTGGCACTTGCGCGTGGAGAATCAATTGATCAAGCGGTTGAAAAAGCAGTGAATGCTGCGAATGCGGTGCAGGTGACATTCTAG
- a CDS encoding response regulator, which translates to MASVLIVEDEPKLASILVDYLTQSDYHTQWVDHGNAAIEAVHRYQPDVILLDVMLPGKDGMTLCKEIRQFSDVPILMLTARVEEIDRLLGLELGADDYICKPFSPREVVARVKAILRRVGPKDSDGVSHTGFSLDETKFMVAYNGVQLELTVVEFHILKMLHREPGRVFSRDQLMSGMYQDNRIVSERTIDSHIKKLRKKLLTLDDSLELIQSVYGAGYRFMT; encoded by the coding sequence ATGGCGTCTGTATTAATCGTAGAAGATGAGCCTAAATTGGCGTCTATATTGGTCGACTATTTGACGCAATCTGATTATCACACTCAATGGGTTGATCATGGCAATGCAGCGATTGAAGCTGTACATCGGTATCAGCCGGACGTCATCTTATTAGACGTGATGCTACCTGGCAAAGATGGCATGACGTTGTGCAAAGAAATTCGCCAGTTTTCAGATGTGCCTATTTTAATGCTCACTGCACGAGTGGAGGAGATTGACCGTTTGTTAGGGTTGGAGCTGGGTGCAGATGATTACATTTGTAAACCGTTTAGCCCAAGAGAGGTTGTTGCCCGAGTCAAAGCTATTTTAAGGCGAGTCGGCCCAAAGGACTCTGATGGCGTGTCTCATACTGGTTTTTCCCTTGATGAAACCAAGTTTATGGTGGCATACAACGGTGTTCAACTGGAATTGACGGTGGTTGAATTCCATATTCTAAAAATGTTACATCGCGAACCCGGTCGAGTGTTTTCAAGGGATCAGCTGATGAGTGGCATGTATCAAGACAATCGAATCGTCAGTGAGCGAACCATTGATAGCCACATTAAGAAGCTGCGTAAAAAATTACTAACCCTCGACGATTCACTAGAACTCATTCAGTCGGTGTACGGTGCAGGCTACCGTTTTATGACCTAA
- a CDS encoding NYN domain-containing protein: MKRIAVFVDVQNIYYTTRQAYGRSFNYRRLWQELEVQGDIVVANAYAIYRDNDGQRKFQDALRHLGFNIKLKPFIQRSDGSAKGDWDVGITIDMMEAAPKVDTLVLLSGDGDFDLLLQHVRQEQQCETWVYGVPQLTAKSLIDSTSHFYPIDQTLLI; this comes from the coding sequence GTGAAACGTATCGCTGTCTTTGTAGACGTACAAAATATTTATTACACCACTCGACAAGCGTATGGGCGCTCTTTCAATTACCGCCGACTGTGGCAAGAGCTTGAAGTTCAAGGCGACATTGTTGTTGCTAATGCATACGCCATTTACCGAGATAATGACGGACAACGAAAATTTCAGGATGCGCTACGGCACCTCGGGTTCAATATAAAATTAAAACCCTTTATTCAACGAAGCGATGGCTCAGCCAAAGGCGATTGGGATGTAGGGATCACCATTGATATGATGGAAGCCGCGCCAAAAGTAGACACTCTGGTATTGCTCTCAGGCGATGGAGACTTCGATCTTCTGCTGCAACATGTCCGCCAAGAGCAACAGTGTGAAACTTGGGTATATGGCGTACCTCAACTCACCGCTAAATCTCTCATCGATTCAACCAGTCACTTCTACCCGATCGACCAAACGCTGTTGATCTAG
- a CDS encoding DUF3718 domain-containing protein — protein MKLSIITAILTVGVLNVANANAAMDPFIENTLVKICEQSTNDQMVSFKKLVKSYRLDMKDVANKIVCNGEDIGTFAAENGASSIANLIREHQAGTVKVSEIAGTPAALPPQA, from the coding sequence ATGAAATTATCAATTATCACAGCAATCTTGACCGTGGGTGTTCTTAACGTAGCGAATGCGAACGCAGCGATGGACCCGTTCATTGAAAACACACTCGTCAAGATTTGCGAGCAAAGTACCAACGACCAGATGGTTTCGTTTAAAAAGCTAGTGAAGTCATATCGTTTAGACATGAAAGACGTTGCAAACAAGATTGTATGCAATGGGGAAGACATTGGCACGTTTGCAGCTGAAAACGGCGCTTCGAGCATCGCCAACTTGATTCGTGAACATCAAGCCGGCACCGTAAAAGTGTCTGAAATAGCTGGAACACCTGCGGCTTTACCACCGCAAGCATAA
- a CDS encoding GIY-YIG nuclease family protein, which yields MVSFSTRTLRFMNKTQTAWYVYIIQTHKGALYTGITKDVERRFKEHLEVSLGIANAKGAKYFRTNKPCKIVYQEALVDRSQASKAEYKIKQMTRAKKLRLIDSK from the coding sequence ATGGTTTCTTTTTCAACACGCACCCTTCGATTTATGAATAAAACCCAAACGGCTTGGTACGTCTACATCATTCAGACCCACAAAGGCGCCCTGTATACCGGCATCACCAAAGATGTAGAACGACGCTTCAAAGAGCACTTAGAGGTGAGCCTCGGTATTGCAAATGCCAAAGGAGCAAAATATTTTAGAACCAACAAGCCATGTAAAATTGTCTATCAAGAAGCTCTTGTTGATCGTTCACAGGCAAGTAAAGCCGAATATAAGATTAAGCAAATGACACGGGCGAAAAAACTTCGGCTGATTGATTCAAAATGA
- a CDS encoding PEP-CTERM/exosortase system-associated acyltransferase encodes MNLGLVRAFFDEYQIVFANTKQLIHQVFSIRHQVYCEEYHYEREAWPGMEVDVFDAYSHHFLIKHVETDQYVGTIRTVLPQYESEQGLPMQQYTALKYQPEQWNPNLWSKPQVAEISRLAVLKQYRSIGLKARYLSRRMRQLPIVVIALYVAVAAEYRLSKQRQFLYLTVQTRLARHLKMVGVCFEQIGDEIDCRGPRAPFVLRREVWNTGFRGEINDLFTTVINKLEDENIAQQGFVEVSQNDVQVELGHENRTEQEPYISPKVLKENRGIAT; translated from the coding sequence ATGAACTTGGGGTTAGTGCGTGCTTTTTTTGATGAATACCAAATAGTATTCGCAAATACGAAGCAACTTATTCATCAAGTGTTTTCAATTCGACATCAAGTGTATTGCGAAGAATATCATTACGAACGCGAAGCATGGCCGGGGATGGAAGTAGACGTTTTTGATGCCTATTCTCATCACTTCCTGATTAAGCATGTTGAAACCGATCAATATGTGGGTACGATTCGCACCGTACTGCCGCAGTATGAATCTGAGCAAGGTCTACCAATGCAGCAATATACTGCATTGAAATACCAACCGGAGCAGTGGAACCCAAACTTGTGGAGCAAGCCACAAGTGGCTGAAATATCTAGGTTAGCAGTGCTTAAACAATATCGCAGTATCGGGCTCAAAGCACGCTACTTGAGCCGCAGAATGCGTCAGTTACCGATTGTTGTTATCGCGCTATACGTTGCTGTCGCTGCTGAGTATCGATTGTCCAAGCAGCGCCAATTTCTTTACCTAACGGTACAAACGCGCCTAGCTCGTCATTTAAAAATGGTGGGAGTTTGTTTTGAGCAAATTGGTGATGAAATTGATTGTAGAGGCCCAAGAGCTCCCTTTGTATTACGTCGAGAGGTTTGGAATACCGGATTCCGCGGCGAAATAAATGACTTATTCACCACCGTTATCAATAAGTTGGAAGACGAAAATATTGCTCAGCAAGGGTTTGTTGAAGTATCTCAAAATGATGTCCAAGTAGAACTCGGCCATGAAAACCGTACAGAGCAAGAACCTTATATATCTCCAAAAGTATTGAAAGAAAATAGGGGGATAGCAACTTAG
- a CDS encoding diguanylate cyclase produces MCKLTNPISIQRLVLRVFPIVTVLFTALAHSQTIFYIPTEQPKDKYPFELIQFLLKDQMHKYQFEAINEKQMALSRQISEIHSGSLSFAAIATNDELERELRPIRLPILKGLLGHRVFIIKEGDQHRFTQISSLEQLKFFKAGQGRFWGSTPILEHAGMPMVKPPKYNSLFNMLEGGRFDYFPRAVHEPYSEIELRPDLSLTVESNLMLVYPLPMYLFTAQGNEAFAHDLEVAFEAAISDGSFDRWFYNHPLIQDALTRIDLQQRTIIQIDNPFLPKSTPLDRKELWLETHGNT; encoded by the coding sequence GTGTGCAAATTAACCAACCCCATTTCAATTCAGCGTTTAGTGCTCCGCGTTTTTCCAATCGTAACAGTGTTGTTTACCGCATTGGCTCACTCACAAACCATTTTCTATATTCCAACCGAGCAACCCAAAGATAAATATCCGTTTGAACTCATCCAATTTTTACTGAAAGATCAAATGCACAAATACCAATTTGAGGCGATTAATGAAAAACAGATGGCATTGAGTCGCCAGATATCAGAGATTCATTCGGGCAGCCTGTCGTTTGCTGCCATTGCAACAAACGATGAATTGGAACGTGAGTTACGCCCGATTCGTCTTCCTATTTTAAAAGGGCTATTGGGGCATCGGGTATTCATCATCAAAGAGGGAGATCAACACCGCTTTACTCAAATATCATCTCTAGAACAACTCAAGTTTTTCAAAGCAGGGCAAGGTCGGTTCTGGGGTAGCACACCTATTTTAGAACATGCAGGAATGCCTATGGTTAAGCCGCCCAAGTACAATAGCTTATTCAATATGCTCGAAGGCGGCCGGTTTGACTATTTTCCAAGAGCCGTACACGAACCTTATTCTGAAATTGAGCTGCGCCCTGATTTGAGCTTAACCGTAGAGTCTAATTTGATGTTGGTGTATCCACTGCCTATGTATCTATTCACCGCTCAAGGCAACGAAGCATTTGCACACGATTTGGAAGTAGCATTTGAAGCCGCCATAAGCGACGGTTCGTTTGATCGCTGGTTTTACAACCATCCATTGATTCAAGATGCACTGACACGAATCGATCTCCAACAGCGCACTATTATACAGATCGACAATCCGTTCTTACCCAAGTCAACACCGCTAGACCGCAAAGAGCTCTGGTTGGAGACCCACGGAAATACTTAA
- a CDS encoding DMT family transporter: MPKALQPIVLTTIALIAFAANSVLCRMALKDEGVDPSFFTLVRLLSAVGTLLIIALFTNRMKGLLSQGSWLAGFALFAYAAAFSFGYVSLNTATGALVLFAAVQLSMLIIHSFSGHRISKSELFGGCCAAGGLVYWLLPELQQPTVFGFLLMLLAGVSWAFYTVLGRSSTDSMSATAANFLRASVMATPLILLIPEQHSLGDKGIILAITSGAIASGLGYVIWYVALKHLSGNRAGLVQLLVPMIAALGGIIWVNEPITLRLLVAGLLVLGGVYVAMTPWGRVGKN; the protein is encoded by the coding sequence ATGCCCAAAGCATTACAACCTATTGTTCTCACAACTATTGCATTGATTGCATTCGCAGCTAACTCTGTTTTGTGCCGAATGGCACTGAAAGATGAGGGCGTCGATCCGTCATTTTTTACCTTGGTGAGATTACTTTCTGCTGTTGGAACCTTGCTAATCATTGCTCTATTTACCAATCGAATGAAAGGGCTTTTATCGCAAGGAAGTTGGTTGGCAGGGTTTGCATTGTTTGCATACGCAGCAGCATTTTCTTTTGGCTATGTGTCGCTGAATACCGCCACTGGCGCACTTGTTTTATTTGCCGCTGTGCAATTGTCGATGCTGATCATTCATTCATTTTCAGGGCATCGAATTTCTAAATCTGAACTGTTTGGAGGTTGTTGCGCTGCCGGCGGCTTGGTGTATTGGTTGCTTCCCGAACTTCAACAGCCTACGGTTTTTGGCTTTTTATTGATGCTTTTGGCGGGTGTAAGCTGGGCCTTTTACACCGTACTTGGACGTTCTAGCACCGACTCAATGAGTGCAACGGCAGCCAATTTCCTACGAGCCTCTGTAATGGCCACGCCTTTGATACTTCTTATTCCTGAACAACACTCACTGGGCGATAAAGGAATTATTTTGGCGATCACATCGGGAGCAATTGCCTCTGGATTGGGCTATGTTATTTGGTACGTTGCATTAAAACATCTATCGGGTAACCGAGCGGGTCTTGTGCAATTATTGGTTCCGATGATTGCGGCCCTAGGCGGAATTATATGGGTTAACGAACCCATTACCCTGCGATTGCTAGTTGCTGGGCTGCTCGTTTTAGGGGGGGTCTATGTGGCGATGACTCCTTGGGGTCGTGTAGGCAAAAACTAA
- a CDS encoding MmcQ/YjbR family DNA-binding protein produces the protein MEFNALNEYLLEAPKSSLDFPFGKDVYVYKVKGKMFALLGHRGDMMTLNLKCNPDEAAALCDVFEGILPGYHMNKKHWITIYFDGSVPNNEVLRLIDNSYALVVSKLPKKDRISLELQTS, from the coding sequence ATGGAATTTAATGCACTCAACGAATACTTACTAGAAGCGCCCAAATCTTCACTAGACTTTCCGTTTGGCAAAGATGTTTATGTGTATAAAGTCAAAGGGAAAATGTTCGCTTTGCTCGGTCATCGAGGCGACATGATGACTCTCAATCTGAAGTGCAACCCAGACGAAGCCGCAGCCCTTTGTGATGTTTTTGAAGGTATACTTCCGGGCTATCATATGAATAAAAAGCACTGGATCACGATTTATTTCGATGGCTCAGTGCCAAACAATGAAGTGCTCAGACTTATTGATAATTCTTATGCATTAGTCGTCAGCAAGCTCCCCAAAAAAGATCGCATATCACTCGAATTACAGACCTCATAA
- a CDS encoding glycine cleavage system protein R, protein MSGLFIVSLAGKDRPGLLQHLAHQTHSCDGKWLTSRVSYLEGHLAATIKVEVPLERETAVKDMFSHQEGLVCCFDDISQEATVCPMPLDLSIEANDRPGIVNDITNLLDQNGVRILNMENHRFHVTAVGMNMFSAKLKLSLPDHLSEDSLIEKLAELKGGLRVGRA, encoded by the coding sequence ATGAGTGGATTATTTATTGTGTCATTAGCCGGTAAGGATCGCCCTGGCTTATTGCAACATCTGGCTCATCAAACACACAGTTGTGATGGTAAATGGCTGACAAGTCGTGTGAGTTACCTTGAGGGGCATCTAGCGGCCACAATTAAAGTGGAAGTGCCGCTTGAGCGTGAAACCGCAGTCAAGGATATGTTTAGTCATCAAGAAGGTCTCGTCTGCTGTTTTGATGATATTTCACAAGAGGCAACAGTGTGCCCAATGCCTTTGGATTTGTCCATTGAAGCCAATGATCGCCCCGGTATTGTCAATGACATTACCAACCTGCTGGATCAAAATGGTGTGAGAATATTGAATATGGAAAATCATCGCTTTCACGTTACGGCCGTGGGTATGAATATGTTTTCAGCAAAGCTTAAGTTGTCTTTGCCTGATCATCTATCTGAGGATAGCTTGATCGAAAAATTGGCTGAGTTAAAAGGCGGCTTAAGAGTGGGTAGAGCTTAA